Proteins encoded by one window of Tunturibacter psychrotolerans:
- a CDS encoding TonB-dependent receptor, with protein sequence MKRLFLALMVFLLVLNCCPLSAQFETASVLGYVHDASGAALSNATVSLINQETKSVVTSKTNSQGAYEFTDVKIGEYQVNAQADGFDTTTTQNFTVTVNARQRVDVSLKIGSASETVTVTGAADLLETDSSERGQVIGTREVENLPLNGRAYADLAALVPGVRRNILENTTTSSRDATFNINGQRSEFNNFLLDGVDNNSYGTSNQGFSNQAIPPSPDAINEFRVETDNYSAEYGRSAGGVINVSIRSGSNQFHGKAWDYLRNTVLNAVGPFTPPTNPLTGKPTKPVLIRNQFGGTFGGPIWKDHTFFFADYEGVRQITHSPLTATVPSLDQNGTSALARANGGYTFLTTNSAGVESSKPVPLVNPLNGKVYANGVIPFGDATPFAQGVLAALPTPTAAALSNNYASLPAGTVRDDKGDIRVDQTFNARTTAFVRYSEHQGTIQDAPTIQGPAGGSSSNGVVVIYNQQIAGGVTHTFSQNSILDARFAFTRTDGGKSPYGAGMPSLMAGITGLPTDPQVVRSLNDQSVNGYTQFGSQNSNPQFQNPWLLNPKINYTLLHGRNSYKFGYEYQAIFTAISDFNPNFGLNTYNGGFSYSGTSTTTLNTSDTGTKEAVALADFLLGADDSYQLNNFAVIHLNQRMHFLYFQDDIRVNSRLTINAGLRYELVTPQWESNNHLANFDPTTNSLIQASSGSIYNRALVNMPKLDFAPRFGLAFQADPKTVIRAGYGLGFAQFNREGGENMLGYNGPFIVNTNRVQVAPFAPSAATASKQPVCTTGDQPFSTCFRTTQQGFPTNFATPANYNTLLAEVRYLPKDLPTGYVQSYHLTVQRQLSNNMTFEVSYVGEHGVKLQVLGDYNQAAPNAVTANCNASGLAGSTSSCLPLQARRPVHNFTGIEETLPDGFLAYNALQTKFEHRTSHGLYILNSFTWSRAQDNASGHLDTPAGDNSRINLANPLGDRSVSAYNQPLNEILTVVYDLPYGKGRMFGGSAPSLMQEGLGGWQLTAINSASSGIPVNLTYSENSFQDVSDILTYRPNLTGVPVVLPKSKRVKNASNTALLAFNPASVSIPGPNTPYGNAGRNSVRFDPLYNLDLGVHKVFPLYLEGTALDFRTEAFNILNKVNYAYPQSTAGQSTFGAVTAATTAPPRVLQFALKLIF encoded by the coding sequence GTGAAACGTCTTTTTTTAGCACTGATGGTTTTTCTTCTGGTCCTGAATTGTTGCCCGTTATCCGCGCAGTTTGAAACTGCGTCCGTCCTGGGTTACGTCCATGATGCCTCCGGCGCGGCTCTATCTAACGCAACGGTCTCCCTCATAAACCAGGAGACGAAGTCTGTCGTCACGTCAAAAACCAATTCTCAAGGCGCCTACGAGTTCACCGACGTAAAGATCGGTGAATATCAAGTCAATGCCCAGGCCGACGGGTTCGACACCACCACCACGCAAAACTTCACCGTCACAGTCAACGCAAGGCAACGCGTCGACGTTTCCCTGAAGATTGGCTCTGCCAGCGAAACTGTCACCGTCACCGGAGCCGCCGACCTCCTCGAGACTGACTCCAGCGAACGTGGCCAGGTCATTGGCACTCGCGAAGTCGAAAACCTCCCCCTCAACGGTCGCGCCTACGCCGATCTCGCTGCCCTCGTCCCCGGTGTCCGCCGCAACATCCTCGAGAACACCACCACCAGCAGCCGCGACGCCACCTTCAACATCAATGGCCAGCGCAGCGAATTCAACAACTTCCTCCTCGACGGCGTCGACAACAACTCCTACGGAACCTCCAATCAGGGCTTCTCCAACCAGGCAATCCCGCCCTCGCCCGACGCCATCAACGAGTTCCGTGTCGAAACCGACAACTACTCCGCCGAATACGGCCGCTCCGCCGGCGGCGTCATCAACGTCAGCATCCGCAGCGGTAGCAACCAGTTTCACGGCAAGGCCTGGGACTATCTCCGCAACACAGTCCTCAATGCCGTCGGGCCCTTCACTCCACCGACCAACCCCCTCACTGGCAAACCCACCAAGCCCGTTCTCATCCGCAACCAGTTCGGTGGCACCTTCGGTGGTCCCATCTGGAAAGACCACACCTTCTTCTTCGCTGACTACGAAGGCGTCCGTCAGATCACTCACTCGCCCCTCACCGCCACCGTTCCGTCCTTGGATCAGAACGGCACCAGCGCACTCGCCAGAGCCAACGGCGGCTACACTTTCCTCACCACGAACTCCGCCGGTGTCGAAAGCTCTAAACCCGTCCCCCTCGTCAATCCGCTGAATGGCAAAGTCTACGCCAACGGCGTCATCCCCTTCGGCGACGCCACGCCTTTCGCCCAGGGTGTCCTCGCAGCCCTTCCAACACCTACCGCAGCCGCTCTCTCCAACAACTACGCGTCGCTCCCCGCCGGCACCGTTCGCGACGACAAGGGAGACATACGCGTCGATCAAACTTTCAACGCCCGCACCACTGCCTTCGTCCGCTACAGCGAACATCAGGGCACCATTCAAGACGCCCCCACCATTCAGGGACCCGCCGGTGGAAGTAGCAGCAACGGCGTCGTCGTCATCTATAACCAGCAAATCGCCGGAGGAGTCACCCACACCTTCAGCCAGAACTCCATCCTCGACGCACGCTTCGCCTTCACCCGTACCGATGGCGGAAAGAGCCCCTACGGCGCCGGCATGCCCAGCCTCATGGCCGGAATCACAGGTCTTCCCACAGACCCTCAAGTCGTCCGCAGCCTCAACGACCAGAGCGTAAACGGCTACACCCAGTTCGGCAGCCAGAACAGCAATCCCCAGTTTCAGAATCCCTGGCTTCTCAACCCCAAGATCAACTACACCTTGCTGCACGGTAGAAATAGCTACAAGTTCGGTTACGAATACCAGGCCATCTTCACCGCCATCAGCGACTTCAACCCTAACTTCGGCCTTAACACCTACAACGGCGGTTTCAGCTACTCCGGCACCAGCACCACGACTCTCAACACTTCCGACACCGGCACCAAAGAAGCTGTCGCCCTCGCTGACTTCCTCCTCGGTGCAGACGATTCCTACCAGCTCAACAACTTCGCCGTCATTCACCTCAACCAGCGCATGCACTTCCTCTACTTCCAGGACGACATCCGTGTAAACTCCCGACTCACCATCAACGCCGGCTTGCGGTACGAGCTCGTCACGCCGCAGTGGGAATCAAACAACCACCTCGCCAACTTCGACCCCACCACCAACTCGCTCATCCAGGCCTCGTCCGGCTCCATCTATAACCGCGCCCTGGTCAATATGCCCAAACTCGACTTTGCTCCACGCTTTGGTCTTGCCTTCCAGGCCGATCCTAAAACTGTTATCCGCGCCGGCTACGGTCTCGGCTTTGCACAGTTCAACCGCGAAGGTGGTGAGAACATGCTCGGCTATAACGGCCCCTTCATCGTCAACACCAACCGTGTGCAGGTCGCGCCCTTCGCTCCCTCCGCCGCAACAGCAAGCAAGCAGCCTGTCTGCACAACCGGCGATCAGCCTTTCTCGACCTGCTTCCGCACCACGCAGCAGGGCTTCCCCACAAACTTCGCCACTCCGGCCAACTACAACACCCTCCTGGCCGAAGTCCGTTATCTGCCGAAGGACCTACCCACCGGCTACGTCCAGAGCTACCACCTCACCGTCCAACGTCAGCTCAGCAACAACATGACCTTCGAGGTCTCTTACGTCGGTGAACACGGCGTCAAGCTTCAAGTTCTGGGCGACTACAATCAGGCAGCACCTAACGCCGTCACCGCCAACTGCAACGCCAGCGGTCTCGCTGGCAGCACCTCCAGCTGTCTCCCCCTGCAGGCCCGCCGCCCCGTGCACAACTTCACTGGCATCGAGGAAACCCTCCCCGATGGCTTCCTTGCCTACAACGCTCTTCAGACCAAGTTCGAGCACCGCACCAGCCACGGCCTCTACATCCTCAACTCCTTCACCTGGTCGCGCGCTCAGGACAATGCGTCCGGTCACCTCGATACACCCGCCGGCGATAACTCCCGCATCAACCTCGCGAACCCACTCGGCGACCGCAGCGTCTCCGCTTACAACCAGCCACTCAACGAAATCCTCACCGTCGTCTACGATCTTCCTTACGGTAAAGGCCGCATGTTTGGCGGCTCCGCTCCCTCCCTCATGCAGGAGGGTCTTGGCGGATGGCAGCTCACTGCCATCAACTCAGCCAGCAGCGGAATCCCCGTCAATCTCACCTACAGCGAGAACTCCTTCCAGGACGTAAGCGACATCCTCACCTATCGTCCCAACCTCACCGGCGTTCCCGTCGTCCTGCCCAAATCGAAACGTGTGAAGAACGCCTCCAATACAGCCCTGCTGGCTTTCAACCCCGCGTCCGTTAGCATCCCCGGTCCCAACACGCCTTACGGCAACGCCGGCCGCAACTCGGTGCGATTCGATCCCCTCTATAACCTCGACCTTGGCGTCCACAAGGTCTTCCCGCTCTATCTCGAAGGCACCGCGCTCGACTTCCGTACCGAGGCCTTCAACATTCTCAACAAGGTCAACTACGCCTACCCACAGAGCACCGCGGGGCAATCCACCTTCGGCGCGGTCACGGCAGCAACCACCGCTCCGCCTCGTGTCCTTCAGTTCGCACTCAAACTGATCTTCTAA
- a CDS encoding TonB-dependent receptor, with amino-acid sequence MLLDSGTNHYFAAVNTEGAFSFQNLNAGLYSVTVRVAGNVYRTATQVSIPSAAVDVTLKLSRDGSVEMASTEIGRVVDTDQLTNKGVSEIPLNKRDFSQILLLAAGTSSDTNGASNFTQQFAINGQRGVEATFSLDGADISDPEMGGGTFTNFNVDAILDLKSSSGVMPAEIGRGASGYTDIQTRSGTSDLHGSFFEFLRNSALDARNYFDHPSPVSPGRIPPFRRNEFGFTNGGPVPISRWSGNGKQFFYFIEYQGFRQVLGTTQVLSVPTAEQRSGMDTTAFPGDTLLVPVNSSISQILARYPLPNYPAGTFGANTYATSSKVNTDADQFSGRLDFQSSVKDHWMARFSLDNLSGPTTNPDQTVIDPSFGVEYVDHQRNGVLTWTHAASPSLMFESSLSATRTTPSFPTSNTTDPAVKFNDALFEPFNAPGGSVSRDYGNLFQARENVTFSRNAHMVNLGAEIRLNRDSGYFGSSPNGEYDFGGGTAYSGVKITSASGSHTINIGDPLPDTLSAFLTGSAFAYTRAVAPSYFSNGQNIGATAVNRTAIAAYAQDTWKATSRLTIGYGLRFELYTPITDRAHRTSGFYPAPGGGQVFLINPEPRYRTRMNNWAPRLQADYRLNPTLILHAGAALTTIPPNIWQDNMITGNLPFVFYPRVTAGPTALVPYGFQFTPAQLPRVYTPDGTDIFANRRPNDVPANTEVDIARLEQGIADASEGETTPLNVGAINRNFGNAGLGTWSLGLEQSIGQLTLSAAYVGTTAYRLPRVAFPNAYPGATAQFAPYTNFNSAGQAVGGFGTEGEMTATSHSSYNALQVSGQGQAPHGGPAFQANYTWSKSIDDTSSVGGTSATSTVGAIAQAAPQNPFDTHPERGPSVFDTRNSFSLSLTQSLPVYAIHPLNHVSSKLTRGWQLISISSLSGGTPFTVYTGIQQTGAGSANADRPDQIAKPLLSTARPKREDYFGRGSDNASFFSIPINVPGGTGPNSGRFGTLGRNTFRGPAYYDYDFSLVKDTPIGRRQSGAELTNLQFRAEFFNMFNIVNMGLPSNTILGSGFGQINRTNGNSRQIQFSLKLEY; translated from the coding sequence GTGCTACTCGATTCGGGCACAAATCACTACTTCGCAGCCGTGAATACAGAAGGGGCTTTTTCGTTCCAGAACCTCAATGCCGGCCTCTACTCAGTGACTGTTCGTGTTGCTGGTAACGTCTACCGCACCGCGACCCAAGTCTCTATCCCATCAGCGGCTGTGGACGTAACGCTCAAGCTGAGCCGCGATGGCTCGGTGGAGATGGCCAGTACGGAGATTGGAAGAGTAGTTGACACCGATCAACTCACGAACAAGGGAGTGAGTGAAATCCCGCTCAACAAAAGGGACTTTAGCCAAATTCTGCTACTGGCCGCTGGAACGTCTAGTGACACCAACGGAGCCTCAAACTTCACCCAGCAGTTCGCGATCAACGGTCAGCGAGGCGTGGAGGCAACTTTCTCGCTGGATGGGGCGGACATCAGTGACCCCGAAATGGGTGGCGGCACATTCACTAATTTCAACGTAGACGCAATCCTTGACCTCAAATCGTCGTCCGGCGTCATGCCGGCTGAAATAGGTCGTGGCGCATCTGGCTATACAGACATCCAGACCAGATCCGGAACAAGCGACCTGCACGGATCGTTTTTCGAGTTTCTGCGAAACTCCGCGCTCGACGCCCGCAACTACTTCGATCATCCTTCTCCGGTAAGCCCTGGACGCATTCCACCTTTCAGAAGAAATGAGTTTGGATTTACAAATGGAGGTCCTGTTCCGATTTCTCGTTGGTCCGGTAACGGAAAGCAGTTCTTCTACTTCATCGAGTACCAAGGCTTCCGCCAAGTCCTGGGAACGACCCAGGTTCTTTCTGTTCCAACCGCAGAACAGCGATCGGGCATGGATACGACAGCATTCCCAGGAGACACGCTCCTTGTTCCGGTCAACTCCTCGATCAGCCAGATACTGGCGCGATATCCGCTGCCTAATTATCCAGCCGGAACATTTGGCGCGAACACTTACGCAACTTCATCCAAAGTAAATACGGACGCAGATCAGTTTTCAGGCAGGCTCGATTTTCAGAGCAGCGTCAAGGACCACTGGATGGCGCGATTCTCTCTCGACAATCTCAGCGGCCCAACAACGAATCCAGATCAAACGGTTATAGATCCGAGCTTCGGTGTGGAATATGTCGATCACCAGCGTAATGGAGTGTTGACATGGACACACGCTGCATCGCCGAGTCTCATGTTTGAATCATCGCTGAGTGCTACTCGAACGACACCCTCTTTCCCAACTTCCAATACAACCGACCCAGCCGTCAAATTCAACGACGCTCTCTTCGAGCCGTTCAATGCCCCAGGCGGTTCCGTTTCGAGAGACTACGGAAACTTATTCCAGGCTCGAGAGAATGTAACCTTCTCGCGCAACGCCCATATGGTCAACCTCGGTGCGGAGATTCGACTGAACCGCGACTCCGGCTATTTCGGATCGAGCCCAAATGGAGAATATGACTTTGGCGGAGGAACAGCATACTCTGGAGTGAAAATCACATCGGCAAGCGGTTCTCACACTATCAATATTGGAGATCCTCTGCCTGATACCCTGTCAGCGTTTCTTACCGGAAGCGCGTTTGCGTATACAAGAGCTGTTGCACCTAGCTATTTCTCGAATGGGCAAAATATAGGCGCCACTGCGGTAAACCGGACGGCAATCGCAGCCTACGCGCAAGATACCTGGAAAGCTACAAGCCGCCTCACGATCGGCTATGGACTGCGCTTCGAGCTCTACACGCCGATAACGGATCGGGCTCACCGTACTTCCGGATTTTACCCAGCTCCTGGCGGAGGCCAGGTTTTCTTGATTAATCCTGAACCCAGGTACCGTACGCGAATGAACAATTGGGCTCCGCGTCTGCAAGCCGACTATCGCTTGAATCCGACCCTGATACTCCATGCCGGCGCGGCTTTGACCACGATTCCCCCCAATATCTGGCAAGACAACATGATAACGGGCAATCTGCCGTTCGTGTTCTACCCTCGTGTGACAGCTGGTCCCACAGCTCTCGTCCCGTACGGATTTCAATTCACTCCAGCGCAGTTACCCCGCGTCTATACCCCTGATGGTACAGACATCTTTGCCAACCGACGGCCCAACGATGTCCCCGCCAACACGGAAGTTGATATCGCTCGTCTGGAGCAAGGAATTGCAGATGCGTCCGAAGGAGAAACGACTCCACTGAACGTAGGGGCTATCAATAGGAACTTTGGCAACGCTGGCCTCGGTACGTGGTCCCTTGGACTGGAGCAGTCCATAGGACAACTGACGCTCTCTGCCGCTTATGTCGGCACAACCGCTTATAGGCTTCCCCGCGTAGCATTTCCCAACGCCTATCCTGGCGCGACAGCGCAATTTGCACCATATACGAACTTCAATTCCGCCGGGCAGGCTGTAGGCGGGTTCGGAACCGAAGGCGAGATGACTGCGACTTCGCACTCCTCGTACAACGCTCTACAGGTCTCCGGGCAGGGTCAAGCTCCGCATGGGGGACCTGCCTTCCAAGCGAACTACACTTGGTCGAAGTCGATCGACGATACCAGCAGTGTTGGCGGGACCTCAGCCACCAGCACCGTGGGAGCAATAGCGCAGGCAGCGCCTCAGAATCCTTTCGATACTCACCCCGAACGCGGTCCGTCAGTGTTCGACACAAGGAATTCATTCTCACTGAGTCTCACGCAGTCTCTTCCGGTTTATGCGATCCACCCATTGAATCACGTGAGCAGTAAACTTACCCGCGGCTGGCAGTTGATCAGTATTTCATCTCTGTCTGGCGGCACGCCTTTTACCGTTTATACGGGAATTCAGCAAACGGGTGCAGGGTCGGCCAATGCGGACAGGCCCGATCAGATCGCAAAGCCATTGCTATCCACTGCAAGGCCCAAGAGAGAGGACTATTTCGGACGTGGAAGCGATAATGCTTCTTTTTTTTCCATACCAATTAACGTTCCGGGAGGAACCGGCCCGAATAGTGGGCGCTTTGGCACTCTTGGACGGAATACCTTTCGAGGGCCAGCCTATTACGATTATGACTTTTCTTTGGTTAAAGACACGCCGATCGGAAGAAGACAATCCGGAGCTGAACTCACCAACTTGCAGTTCAGGGCTGAGTTTTTCAACATGTTCAACATCGTGAATATGGGGCTTCCGTCGAACACAATCCTCGGGTCAGGTTTTGGCCAGATCAATCGAACGAATGGCAACTCCCGTCAGATTCAGTTTTCTCTGAAACTCGAATACTAA
- a CDS encoding metallophosphoesterase family protein, whose amino-acid sequence MDRRQFTTLGAASLGNLLTRRLWAEQVRAAASPDKFYFALVADTHIIDNFYVKGSENGVEDNESILVTTPRLTSARDLINSLDPAIEQVFLIGDYFHNYPSTDYDFYFKNTTRLDNAKAITDGFKMPVHLGFGNHDYDVRHVPREMSHRLFKAKFNAEPYSVVDYKGYKFIHLNNFLGTTQDRNSADFNPSIGSLGEEQLHWFEAQLQQHKPTFVFIHYPLVQDRPTEFADYGLYPLLKKYQSNIQLVISGHVHKWIDYGHTFGPQHYTMAATRYDPNAYMLLEVDTRHATSRFMNIDLVQWDTHYSKPWHAV is encoded by the coding sequence ATGGACCGCAGACAATTCACGACCCTCGGCGCTGCATCGCTCGGCAACCTGCTCACCCGGAGACTCTGGGCTGAGCAGGTCCGGGCAGCAGCTTCCCCCGACAAGTTCTACTTTGCACTCGTCGCCGACACCCACATCATCGACAACTTCTACGTCAAAGGCAGCGAGAACGGCGTCGAAGACAACGAAAGCATCCTCGTCACCACGCCCCGACTCACCTCCGCACGCGACCTCATCAACTCACTCGATCCCGCAATCGAGCAAGTCTTCCTCATCGGCGACTACTTCCACAACTATCCCTCCACCGACTACGACTTCTACTTCAAAAACACCACTCGCCTCGACAACGCCAAGGCCATCACCGACGGATTCAAGATGCCCGTCCACCTCGGCTTCGGCAACCACGACTACGACGTCAGGCACGTCCCCCGCGAGATGAGCCATCGCCTCTTCAAAGCCAAGTTCAACGCCGAGCCCTACTCCGTCGTGGACTACAAAGGTTACAAATTCATCCACCTCAACAACTTTCTCGGCACCACCCAGGACCGCAACTCAGCCGACTTCAACCCGAGCATCGGTTCGCTCGGCGAAGAGCAGCTTCACTGGTTCGAAGCCCAGCTTCAACAACACAAGCCCACCTTCGTCTTCATTCACTACCCGCTCGTCCAGGACCGCCCCACAGAGTTCGCCGACTACGGCCTGTATCCCCTCCTGAAGAAGTACCAGAGCAACATCCAGCTCGTAATATCCGGCCACGTTCACAAGTGGATCGACTACGGCCACACCTTCGGCCCGCAGCACTACACCATGGCCGCCACCCGCTACGATCCCAACGCATACATGCTCCTCGAGGTGGACACCCGACACGCCACCTCACGCTTCATGAACATCGACCTCGTCCAATGGGACACCCACTACAGCAAACCCTGGCACGCTGTCTGA
- a CDS encoding glycoside hydrolase family 3 C-terminal domain-containing protein: MDSHLSPGERSELVLKQLTLDEKLALVHGNGMSGESQWKMPLTPFTNGGAGYTQGVERLGIPPLIISDAGYGVRASGANGRYSTAMPSNLGAASSWDPESACQFGEVIGGELRAQGFDVTLGGGVNLTREPRNGRTFEYAGEDPLLAGTVVGNVMKCEQEQHVIGDIKHYAVNDQETGRFVVNSVISKRAMQESDLLAFHIAISIANPGAVMCSYNRINGDFACENSYTLQDVLKKDWGFKGFVISDWGGTHSTEKASSAGLDQEQPMADYFGLKLKEAVDAGRVPLSEIDDHARRVLYAEFLAGIVDDPPHKGVVNIEKGLEVAQRIEEKSIVLLKNNQAVLPIIPSKVHSIAIIGGHADVGMISGGGSAQVDPPGGNAIMPLGKGGTHWQDHVWFPTSPLQALRAKLPNTTIEFNPGTNLHSAASLAKTADVAIVFAYQWESEGMDLPNLSLPDSQDALIEQIAAANPHTIVVLETGTAVTMPWLDKVAGVVEVWYAGSAGHKALANILLGDVNPSGKLAMTFPKGEADLPRPLIAPLPPNDEGQGHFAVNSETRVSSYAVHYDEGPEVGYKWYEAQHTQPLFPFGFGLSYASYAYSGLSVDSSAKTVRFTLKNTGKRAGTEIAEVYATLPKEADESFKRLVGWKRVTLAPGESQDVTVAIDPQVLQTFDESKDTWMLTHGEYGVLVGPSSGNTPLRASLRIH; encoded by the coding sequence ATGGATTCACACCTATCTCCAGGGGAGCGCTCTGAGCTGGTCCTGAAACAACTTACTCTCGATGAAAAGTTAGCGCTGGTGCATGGCAATGGTATGTCGGGCGAGTCGCAGTGGAAGATGCCTCTAACCCCTTTCACCAATGGCGGCGCTGGTTACACTCAAGGTGTCGAGCGCCTGGGTATTCCTCCCCTGATCATCTCGGATGCCGGCTACGGCGTGAGAGCCAGCGGCGCAAATGGAAGATATTCGACGGCGATGCCTTCCAATCTGGGTGCAGCTTCGAGCTGGGATCCAGAGTCCGCTTGCCAATTCGGCGAAGTGATCGGCGGCGAACTTCGGGCCCAGGGTTTCGACGTGACTTTGGGAGGGGGCGTGAATCTCACTCGCGAGCCCCGAAACGGGCGGACCTTCGAGTACGCGGGTGAAGATCCGCTTCTGGCCGGCACTGTCGTTGGAAACGTGATGAAGTGCGAGCAAGAACAACATGTCATCGGCGATATTAAGCACTACGCAGTCAACGACCAAGAGACTGGACGATTCGTGGTGAATTCTGTCATCTCGAAACGCGCGATGCAGGAGTCTGATCTATTGGCTTTTCACATTGCTATCTCTATCGCCAATCCTGGTGCCGTGATGTGCTCTTATAACCGAATCAATGGAGACTTCGCTTGTGAAAATTCCTACACGCTGCAGGATGTTCTCAAGAAGGATTGGGGATTCAAAGGCTTCGTGATCTCGGATTGGGGCGGCACGCACAGTACGGAGAAGGCGTCCTCTGCTGGACTCGACCAAGAGCAGCCTATGGCCGACTATTTCGGGCTGAAGTTAAAGGAGGCGGTGGACGCAGGGAGGGTACCTCTGTCCGAGATCGATGACCATGCTCGCAGGGTCTTGTACGCAGAGTTTTTAGCTGGAATCGTCGACGATCCTCCGCATAAGGGCGTGGTAAACATAGAAAAGGGGCTTGAGGTTGCGCAGCGTATCGAAGAAAAGAGCATAGTTCTCCTAAAGAACAACCAGGCCGTGCTCCCAATCATTCCGTCCAAGGTCCACAGCATTGCAATCATTGGCGGCCATGCGGATGTCGGAATGATCTCCGGTGGTGGTTCTGCACAAGTTGACCCGCCGGGTGGCAATGCCATTATGCCCCTTGGTAAAGGCGGAACGCATTGGCAGGATCATGTCTGGTTTCCGACTTCCCCCTTACAGGCGCTGCGAGCGAAGTTGCCGAACACAACAATTGAATTTAATCCGGGAACGAACCTGCACTCAGCTGCATCTCTAGCAAAGACCGCGGATGTGGCGATTGTCTTCGCCTATCAGTGGGAGTCCGAAGGTATGGACCTGCCGAATCTTTCGCTTCCGGACAGCCAAGATGCGCTGATCGAGCAGATAGCGGCAGCCAATCCGCATACTATTGTTGTTCTTGAAACAGGGACTGCCGTGACTATGCCCTGGCTCGACAAGGTGGCTGGGGTCGTTGAGGTTTGGTATGCGGGCAGCGCCGGGCACAAGGCGTTAGCAAACATCCTTCTCGGGGACGTCAATCCGTCTGGCAAACTTGCGATGACCTTCCCAAAGGGAGAGGCGGATCTTCCTCGGCCTTTAATCGCGCCCCTTCCTCCGAATGACGAGGGCCAAGGACATTTTGCTGTGAACTCCGAAACGCGCGTCTCCAGCTATGCCGTCCACTACGACGAAGGTCCCGAGGTCGGCTACAAGTGGTACGAAGCCCAGCACACGCAACCGTTGTTTCCGTTCGGTTTTGGCCTTTCATATGCGTCATACGCGTATTCCGGCCTAAGCGTCGATTCATCCGCGAAAACAGTCCGCTTTACACTCAAAAACACGGGCAAAAGGGCAGGGACTGAGATCGCGGAAGTCTACGCCACACTTCCCAAAGAAGCTGATGAATCGTTCAAACGCCTGGTCGGTTGGAAGCGTGTCACTCTTGCGCCTGGCGAGTCGCAGGATGTCACTGTTGCCATCGATCCACAGGTACTGCAGAC